One genomic region from Eublepharis macularius isolate TG4126 chromosome 18, MPM_Emac_v1.0, whole genome shotgun sequence encodes:
- the LOC129345516 gene encoding cytochrome P450 1A5-like: protein MKVALMENQDFLSVTELLIACIVSCLVLVIIKSFNKSIPQGLKRVPGPKGYPLIGNVLDLGKNPHLALAKMSQKYGDVMQIHLGTRPVIVLSGLDTIRQALVKQGGDFMGRPDLYSFRYISDGQSITFGHDSGEVWRTSHKLAQNALKIFSASPSPVSSSCLLEEHVSNEADYLIMKFQERMKEEKSFDPYRYLVVSVANVICAMCFGKRYSHDDQELLSIVNLSNDFGEAAASGNPADFIPILQYLPNRTMKVFKDLNMQFSAFIRKIVKDHYISFDKENIRDITDSLIDHCQDKVDENANIQFSDQKIVNIVGDLFGAGFDTVTTALSWSLMYLVTYPEIQKKIQEEIDQTIGRERTPRLSDRSKLPYTEAFLLEMFRHSSFLPFTIPHCTTRETSLNGFYIPKDVCVFVNQWQVNHDPKLWKDPSTFQPGRFLAADGAGINRVESEKVLTFGLGKRRCIGESVGKGEVFLFLTTLLQKLEFSVCRGQLVDITPQYGLTMKHKRCEHFQIKQRF, encoded by the exons ATGAAAGTTGCCCTAATGGAAAACCAAGATTTCCTGTCGGTGACAGAACTCCTAATTGCTTGCATTGTTTCCTGTCTGGTTCTGGTGATCATAAAATCCTTCAATAAGAGCATCCCGCAGGGGCTGAAGAGGGTCCCAGGACCAAAGGGCTATCCTTTGATTGGCAACGTACTAGACCTGGGGAAGAACCCCCACCTGGCCTTGGCTAAGATGAGCCAGAAATACGGGGATGTGATGCAGATCCATCTTGGCACAAGACCCGTGATAGTGCTGAGTGGGTTGGACACTATCCGGCAAGCGCTGGTGAAACAAGGAGGAGACTTCATGGGACGTCCTGATCTCTACAGCTTCCGGTACATCAGTGACGGCCAGAGCATAACCTTTGGTCACGATTCTGGAGAGGTTTGGCGGACCAGTCACAAGCTGGCCCAGAACGCCCTGAAGATCTTCTCCGCTTCCCCCAGCCCGGTCTCCTCTTCTTGTCTGCTGGAGGAGCATGTCTCCAATGAAGCCGATTACCTGATCATGAAATTCCAAGAGCGGATGAAGGAGGAGAAGAGTTTCGATCCTTACCGCTATCTGGTGGTCTCGGTAGCCAACGTCATCTGCGCCATGTGCTTCGGGAAGCGCTACAGCCACGACGACCAGGAGCTTCTCAGCATAGTCAATCTGAGCAATGATTTTGGGGAGGCAGCTGCCTCGGGAAACCCAGCAGATTTCATCCCAATCCTTCAGTATCTTCCCAACCGCACCATGAAGGTCTTCAAAGATCTCAATATGCAGTTCAGTGCATTTATACGGAAGATTGTCAAGGATCACTACATAAGCTTCGACAAG GAAAACATCCGAGACATCACAGACTCCCTGATCGACCACTGCCAAGATAAAGTAGACGAGAACGCAAACATTCAGTTCTCAGATCAAAAGATTGTCAATATTGTCGGGGATCTCTTCGGTGCAG GTTTTGATACAGTGACGACAGCTCTGTCGTGGTCCCTTATGTATCTGGTGACCTATCCGGAAATCCAGAAGAAGATACAGGAGGAGATAG ACCAAACAATTGGCAGAGAACGGACGCCCCGGCTATCTGACCGTTCCAAGTTGCCTTACACAGAAGCCTTTCTGCTGGAGATGTTCAGACATTCCTCTTTCCTACCCTTCACAATTCCTCATTG CACCACTCGGGAAACATCTCTGAATGGCTTCTACATCCCTAAAGATGTCTGCGTGTTTGTTAACCAATGGCAAGTCAACCACGATCC gAAACTTTGGAAGGACCCTTCTACGTTCCAGCCAGGACGTTTTCTTGCTGCTGATGGGGCTGGAATAAATCGAGTGGAGAGCGAGAAGGTGCTGACTTTTGGTCTGGGGAAGAGAAGATGCATTGGCGAATCCGTTGGCAAAGGGGAAGTCTTCCTTTTCTTGACCACTCTCCTCCAGAAACTAGAATTCAGCGTGTGCCGTGGACAACTGGTGGATATCACCCCTCAGTATGGACTCACAATGAAACACAAGAGGTGTGAGCACTTCCAGATCAAGCAGCGTTTTTAA